In one Arachis duranensis cultivar V14167 chromosome 9, aradu.V14167.gnm2.J7QH, whole genome shotgun sequence genomic region, the following are encoded:
- the LOC107466982 gene encoding xyloglucan galactosyltransferase XLT2: MLPHSSEPHRRPKSPELSDPKSTFSALTAALIHLLSPRNPRSWILYIILFLQILLLSNLRGFPYPDAFLHPSTLLHNSTNAHHPYLSIPANAVVQEPTLPQNEVIENTSLDQCGSGRVFVYDLPRTFNKEILENCDNLNPWSSRCIALANDGLGQSAAGLAGIVPEDLLPAWYWTDQFVSEIIFHRRMLHHKCRVTEPELATAFYIPFYAGLAVGKYLWSNTSTAKDRDHHCDMMLTWLNDQPYYKKSNGWNHFITMGRITWDFRRSKDQDWGSSCIYKTGMRNVTRLLIERNPWDYFDVGVPYPTGFHPRFDSDVTRWQQFVRDRRRSSLFCFAGAPRGSRCSNGTSAIMEAFLESDFCLQPRGDSFTRRSIFDCMVAGSIPVFFWRRSAYFQYEWFLPAEPGSYSVYIDRNAVKNGTSVKAVLESYSKEEVRKMREKVIEYIPRLVYAKSNNGLEGMKDAFDVAMEGVFRRFRDQEDLSFSKWR; this comes from the coding sequence ATGCTTCCCCATTCATCGGAACCCCACAGAAGACCCAAATCTCCCGAACTCTCCGATCCCAAATCCACCTTCTCAGCCCTCACCGCAGCCCTCATACACCTCCTCTCTCCTAGAAACCCTCGTTCATGGATTCTCTACATCATCCTCTTCCTCCAGATCCTCCTCCTCTCCAACCTCCGTGGCTTCCCCTACCCTGACGCCTTCCTTCACCCATCTACACTTCTCCATAACTCAACCAACGCCCACCATCCCTACCTCTCTATTCCTGCAAACGCTGTCGTTCAAGAACCCACACTCCCCCAAAACGAAGTCATCGAGAACACCTCACTCGACCAATGCGGCTCCGGAAGGGTTTTCGTCTACGACCTCCCCAGAACCTTCAACAAAGAAATTCTCGAGAATTGCGACAACCTCAACCCGTGGAGCTCCCGCTGCATCGCCCTCGCAAACGATGGACTCGGCCAGAGTGCTGCCGGTCTTGCTGGAATCGTGCCGGAGGATCTCCTTCCGGCGTGGTACTGGACAGACCAATTCGTGTCGGAAATAATCTTCCACAGGAGGATGCTCCACCACAAGTGCAGGGTAACGGAACCAGAATTGGCTACGGCATTTTACATCCCCTTCTACGCTGGACTCGCGGTTGGGAAGTACCTATGGTCCAACACATCAACAGCAAAGGATCGCGATCATCACTGTGACATGATGCTGACGTGGCTCAATGATCAACCCTATTACAAGAAATCCAACGGCTGGAATCACTTTATCACCATGGGGCGCATCACATGGGATTTTCGAAGGTCCAAGGACCAAGACTGGGGTTCAAGCTGCATCTACAAGACAGGGATGAGGAACGTCACGCGCCTCCTCATCGAGCGTAACCCTTGGGACTACTTCGACGTCGGTGTTCCCTATCCTACCGGATTTCACCCCCGATTCGACTCTGATGTAACTCGCTGGCAGCAGTTCGTCCGCGATCGCCGCCGCAGCTCGCTCTTCTGTTTCGCCGGCGCCCCACGCGGGAGCCGATGCTCGAACGGGACGTCAGCGATCATGGAGGCGTTTCTTGAGTCGGATTTCTGCCTTCAGCCGAGAGGGGACAGCTTCACGCGGCGTTCGATCTTCGATTGCATGGTGGCAGGTTCGATTCCGGTTTTTTTCTGGCGGCGGAGTGCTTACTTTCAGTATGAGTGGTTCTTGCCGGCTGAACCGGGTAGTTACTCGGTTTACATAGACCGGAACGCGGTTAAGAATGGGACCTCGGTAAAAGCGGTTCTCGAAAGCTACAGCAAGGAAGAGGTTAGGAAAATGCGGGAGAAAGTGATCGAGTATATTCCAAGGTTGGTTTATGCCAAAAGTAACAATGGATTGGAGGGAATGAAGGATGCTTTTGATGTTGCCATGGAAGGGGTATTTAGAAGGTTTAGGGATCAAGAAGATTTGAGTTTCAGTAAGTGGAGATGA